The sequence ATACTTAATTATTCAAtgataatttatctttttctatttattttacaagatattaaatttattatacaGTAAAATAATGGACAAACAATTATCAAACGAAAAAGAACAATAATTGCATGTTTTGATCTTAAACTACGTGAATGTGGTTGGAGCAGTTCGTGAAAATTTTAaagcaaataaaaaagaagaagggaGGATGAGCTACCTTTTCTGGTTGCaacaatatatatgtacttaaTTAACTTGCATAATTCAATCTACCTTTCATTTTCCCACTATCTACAAAGTCTATGCAGCTtcaaattattagtattttttagaaaagaattaaaatacTTATCGAACTCATCTAAGAGCCAAAAAGAAAGTGTGTGTTTATGTATAAGGCACCAGGACTAATTATCcgggtttatcggaaacagtccagtctctctacttcttcggagataatggtatggactgcgtacattctaccctctccAAACTTCacatttattgttgttgttacatcGGAACTAATTAGCACATCACACTCAAGAGGGTATATATGTAGCCTGAGATTAGAGATCAATGAAATAGGGGAAAATCTTTAATACGATTTTACATTCAATGATTATATTATCTGATAAACTAATTGATGTCCATCCAAATTAATTCAAACATCACTATTTTTGGTTAAGATGTCTGCAACTTGTCCTTTATATTAttgtaattaaaaaaagagaTTAATTAGTATTTCGTGTCAAATAGAGGCTTGACTTTTGAAGACAGGCCCTTCACTAGTTTCAGATTTAAGATCACTTTGACCATCTAATTATTGGCTTCAAATATATTTGCATTTAAGATCAGTTTGACCCAATAAATTACTCACCTCTcgcatttatttagttcaaataatttgatatattttctatctaggaataataatttaaatggtcacttaacttaaaatttttattctagAAAGTCACTCGACTTTAAACTTTACTTAGAAAGTAATTTAACTTGAGATCTTTTACTCAAAAAGTAAAAGCTAAACTTTGCTTTAAgtgaaatatttttaataacaaaattatgaaaaatataaaatatctaCTTTATGACCTTTTTACCCTTTTCTTCATTCATTTAAATTATCtttaacatcttttttttttaaacacattTTGCTTCTCCTTCTCGCTAGTTAAATGTAacaattatttcaattatttatctaAAGTATTGActcttatataaaatttttcgAGCTTGATACTAGCTGAGGATGATAATGTTCTAAATTTAAGTGATAATGTATTAGGAGTTGTCCAAAGTAATATGATGGGTAAGATAGAGGATGATAAAACTTACTAGTACTAGTACAAAATATAAAAGGTAAATCacttcattatataaatatttataggtGTTAATTAAAATCATAGTTAACTAAAAATTGTTTCATTAACAATAGTGTATTACATGATACAGAGAACATTactatgtttatatattttcataGTAGAAGACTAAAGGAATCACTGATCCGAGgtgtataataaaaagaaaattgagcCTCTTCAACTTCGAATAATCTCAGTTTTGAACATTAAAAAAAACACGAATAACATACATGTATTAGCataaaatacaaaagtaaaatcacttaattttgcttattttgttaaaatttattttcgtaTAACCTTTACTTATTAGTTGCATCTGTTATCTTATAAATAGTATTTTTAGTTAAAAGGATGttgctaattattttttattaagtgatGAATAAAGTTATAAATTCATGAGTCAATACTTTGGATAATGGTGTATATGGAACAAATATGGTTGAGACAGCAATAGAAGGAAAAGCAAACTATGAAAAAGAAGTGGTAAGATAATTTAGAGGAATGAAGAAAAGGGTAAAGGGTTATTAAGaggatattttgtattttttagaattttgttactaaaaaaattcacataaacaaaattttatttaaaaaataataaaatgaattgAGTAACATTTTGAGTAAAACATCTAAAATTGAGTAATTTTTTAAgtaaaactaaaagttgaataACTTTctgatataaaaatttaaaattaagtaatcatttaagttattaactcgaaaaaaagaaagagaaagcatGGCCAGTAAAATATGAGGCCCTACGGACCCTATCTTGCTATCTTATTGATAAGGGTCATTGGCacatttatcttatttattatgccatctttattttttctctttgaagTAATTACTTTTTGcgagataaaaaatattatttttttatcaaaatgttttacaaattagtctTTAAAGGACTTATGAGCTGTTAATTATAAGAAGTACAAAAGTTTAATATTAGCGAGAAAtgcaattaattaatttttttttaaaaattagctTAAGCAATTGactaattaaaatttgattttatttataagTATTTGATTCCATACCTTATAACATTTTCCTCGTTTGTCCTTCCCCTCCCACTTTTTCAATAGCTAATGATGGAATATAAAGAAAGTAAAGCGACCGAACTTTATAATCATTGTCCactaataaaaaagaatagccAACTTTTCACCCGTGGCCTAACGGCGAAACTTCCGTGGACCAACCATAAGCATTGGCGTGGTGGTTCAGCATCTTATCTCTTGAATAAGAGGTTGAGAGTTTGATCCGtacttttaatgaatgaaaaaattatatggtCAGTTTTCTATCGTTTAGTGTGCTGATCGTAAAAACAGAGGACTAATTTTACGGCTACCGGCTGTGAAAATACtttaagaaacaaaaagaaaaaaaaactttcatgtgccaccaacatgggttgtggtgcaatGGATGGATGGAGCTGCTCCATCATCCTTAATTAGAGGTCAAGAGTTCGATCTGAATATGAAGAAAATTTTGTTAGGAGTGCTGCCACCTTAATAAACTTTGTAAGGCGCGATGTGAATTAGTCGAGCCTCCGTACATCGAACATTGAACATCGAACATCGGAtgggaaataaaaaaataaagaaacttccATGTGCCTACCCCTCcaacaaatttcaaaaaaagcCACTCACTCACACACCAGCATTTTATATGTTAGAAAAAGTGTATTTCCTTTCACCCGTAAAAGGCAAAAAAAGTATATACcctttctgattttttttttaaaaaaaatcctattTCCCTCAAAAATTGCATTTTTTTCAAACAGATTCGATTCAATCCACCATTAGAATCCAATAATCACAAGTTTTTAAACCCCACAAATCCAATTACTGCGCACACAAATTCTTATCTTCCAATGTTATTCAGGTATGTTTGTCCCTCTCAACATCTTTCCTTGTCCATTTACCCTATTTGACTTGTTCAATTTTTGCCAACTTCTGAtcaaaaaaataatgtgaaaCCCGTTGCTTTTATTGACTATATTTTTCTGGGTTTTTACTTTCCATGGAAGTCATTGGTAGAAGTTACGTCTTGGGTTCGGTTTATTATTTTTCGGCCTCGTTTGGTCGAGAAAtaagttatcagttattttaaaattattatgagAGTGTTAATATTgaagaaatgtaaaaaaatgaATTATGCGAAAGAGCCCTTATGTTACgtgttttctttcttgttttctaCTGTCATCTTGCTGTCGTAATTGCGTAGCTAGTTTGCCGGTATTAGGATAATGCAGAACAACCAGAGTCCTTATTTTTAGTcggttatgtatgtatgtatgtatgtatacaagTCTCAGTTTTATACCCATCTATAGCCGCCTTTAATTCTTCTTACACGCGTTTAAGTAatattcaagattcaagaaacttccatttttttatacataaaaagatCCTTTCTTTGATAAAGATCAGATCTTTAGTACCAATTTgggttttgtttgttttttttgattgatttttgacagGCCTTTTTGTTGATTCttgtggagaaagaaaaaaagttgtaatttttttttggtcaagGGATTTGAGATATTTGGTGTAGAAAGGGTTGACTTTGATGGGTGGAAAGAGTTCAAGAGAGGATAGTTGGAGGCAAACATCATCGACTAGATCTTCTTGGAATCAATACGAATATCCTCCAACTCactcatcatcatcttcttatcCTCAAGATAGTTATAGTTATTCATCTCAGCAGCAGGCTGTTCCTTCCTATGCACCTCCACCACCCCACCAGCAAGCTGTTCCTTCCTATGCACCTGCACCACCCCAACAGAATTATGCCTCTCATGCTTCAAGACCGAGGCTTGACCGGAGATACTCGAGGATTGCAGATAATTATAATTCCCTGGATGAGGTATCAATTAGATTTGTGCACATATAAATTACTTAGATTAAGCAATTTGAATGTTTTTAGCAAGTTCTCTACTCTGTGCCATTTAGTTTTCTGCCTACTCTTTTAGACTTTACCATCCCGTCTGTTCGATATGTTTGTCTGGTTTAAACTTGACTTAAAGTTTAAGAAAGTTTTTGAATCTTGTGGGCAACTGGAGATacatagaatttattaaaatgtcctttaatcttgtcaTGTGGAACTTGAAAAGGAAAGAGACATTCTTTTTGGAACGGATTGAAAAGGAAAGTAAGAAAAActaattgaaatggagggagtattaaccTTGTGATGCACTCCATCACAATTCAGAAATTGGTACTTCGAGCGCCTGTGTATTGTGCTGAATGCCTTCGAATTCATCCAATAAGTTAAATGAGGTCTGTCTAACAACTGAAGCAAGAAAAACTATTAAGGAGTAGGGTTGCAAATATATTGGATGCATGGAGTTTTTCTTATCTATCCGTGTGCAATCACTAAAATGTCTTAGGATCTGTTGTCAAGCTGATTTACTCATTTAAATGCTTAACGTCTAAGGGGATGCTGGAAATAAGACTGCATATGGAAATTGAAGGCGAAAGGGAGTGAATGATGGACCAGATAACTGCAGGAAGATGCTTCCTGTAAAAAGCTTTCCTGATACTCTTTTTATCTGGCCTACTTCACTGCGAGGCGTAATTTTGATTATTGTCGATGTTAATATCAGAATCATTTTAACAGATGAGAAAAGTGAATACTATAAGAACGatagaatttcttaattattgtgaccCCCTTTTAAGGACATTGGGCTCATGCTTTTTCACCTTTTATACATGATacagtaatttttttaatgataactaggtatgataaaaatatgaattattttttatcagGTGACTGAAGCCCTTGCACGAGCTGGCTTAGAGTCTTCGAATCTAATTGTTGGTATCGATTTCACCAAGAGCAATGAATGGACAGGTTAAGCTTTGTTCTTCCATTTCCTGCCTGTCTCTGATACGTTGCAtgcaatatttttcaatattctaaagTGGGCATATGCTCTTTAGGTAAGAGGTCTTTTGGTAATCGGAGCCTACATCACATTGGGCAGAATTTGAACCCCTATGAGCAAGCAATTTCTATAATTGGAAAAACCTTGGCAGCATTTGATGAGGATAACTTGATTCCGTGTTTTGGATTCGGAGATGGTAACTCCATAAGCCTTCTCTTTTTGATCCATAAAACTCCATCACTTTTCTCGTTACAAGATTAATATTTTGTTCCATGTGAACAAATATTTGACAGCATCAACTCATGATCAAGATGTATTCAGTTTCTTTCCCGATGAAAGGTTTTGTAATGGCTTTGAGGAAGTTCTGTTTCGTTACAGAGAAATTGTTCCCCAGTTGAAGCTTGCAGGTTTAAATTCTACTACAGCCAATTCTGTTGCTTTAGACTCGATAATTGATTGGGTTTACTGAGGTGCCTTCTCATTTTGTTGCAGGACCCACGTCATTTGCCCCAGTCATTGAAATGGCCATGACAATAGTTGAGCAGAGTGGAGGCCAGTACCATGTTCTATTAATCATCGCAGATGGGCAGGTAATATGTTTGTCAGTTTACATCTCTGTGCAAATACAAAAGAACAAGAAAGAATAGCTCACTGACACAGATAAACTTTCTTTAGTTGCATAGTGTGAGTTAGTTGGATTTCCTTGTTGGTTGTCATATTTTGGTGTATTAGAACTGTATGTTTAACTTACAGTTCTATGTCTGCTCAGGTAACTAGAAGTGTTGATACCGGACGTGGACAATTAAGTCCCCAGGAGCAGAAAACGGTGGATGCAATTGTACAAGCAAGGTACTTGCCTCCAGTTTCCTTCTGCTGACTGCCGTTTCTATTAGCAAAACTTTTGGTTCTGTTACATGCTGCTTTTTCATTCTTTTGCTTAAGCTCTGGAGTGCATTGTCTTATTTTTGCAGCAAGTTTCCCTTGTCAATTATACTGGTTGGGGTTGGCGATGGACCCTGGGATATGATGAAGGAATTTGATGATAATATTCCTGCTCGGGACTTTGATAATTTCCaggttggtggtggtggtctaGATTTTGGTCGTCTCTTATTGCTTATCTAGGAACATTTTCCTTTCATTTGGTTTAATTGCTTATTTCTTTTGCTAGTTTGTCAATTTCACGGAGATCATGGCCAAAAATGTGCCTCAATCTCGAAAGGAGACGGAGTTTGCTCTTTCAGCGTTGATGGAAATCCCTTCACAATATAAAGCGACGATGGAACTGCACCTACTGGGGTCAGATTTCGTTCTGCCTATTTATTTGTTTCATTCTGCTATACGTCTCTCCTGACCTCCTCTGTCAAGCTATAGGTGATAAACGTCTTCTAATTTCTTAATTGCAGTGGGCAAAGTGGAAAATCTCCCAGTAGGGTAGCTCTTCCCCCTCCTATGTATGGGGCAACTTCTGTCGGTGCTTCAAAGCCCTCGCGTGCAACGAGTTTTCAGCAGCCTACAAGCTCTTATTATGGTTATGGAAGCCCTGCAGATGCAGCTCCGCATTTTCAGCAGACTTCAAGTTCTTATTATAATAGTGCTCACCCAGTTGACACTGTTCCATCTGCTCCTAGCTCTCCCTACATTGCTCCCAGTTCTACATATGACAATCAGGTAAACCATAAAACTCGCATTTCCTTTATACTGCAGCATTTCAATTTCTTGTAATCTTTTTGGTGCTTGTTTTACAAATGAACAGAGCGAGTTGTCTGAAATGAATGTTTTCCGTCATTGTGCAGGTTTGCCCCATTTGCCTTACCAACCCAAAAGACATGGCTTTCGGCTGTGGGCATCAGGTAccagtttttctttttctcccaTCCTGTAAAAAGCAGTGCAGATGTTATGAGTGACTTAACAATTTTGTTTTCTTGATGCAGACATGTTGCGATTGCGGGAGAGCGCTTGAGAATTGTCCAATATGTCGAAGTTCAATTCAAACCCGAATAAAGCTCTACTGAGCGAGTTGTTTTGTCCCAGATTCCTTTTGCTGCTCCAATCTCTGCTATTCTTTTGATCAGTTTGGATGGTGATGATgctgatttttttatttgttggatAGGCGTTGACTCAATGTCAAGGTGGATTTTATTCTGTAAATGATTTGGTGACAGTATAGAGGCTTCAAGATCCCCTGATATCAGAAGATTTGTAAATCAACTATTTATTTGTCGCATGCAATGTCCTGCAAGAGTCTTGTGCTTCTATTTAAGACCTAATACAATTTCAATATGTTGTACCGATAATTGTTCCACCAGAGCATGTGCAAACGAAAAACGAATGCGAGTATAAGAAGAAAGAACCATTAGGGTGATTTCTTTTGATCTGTTTTTAAGTCTCAAATGTATAAAGTTACTTGGTACATCTACCTGATGGAAGGTTGCGGATATTTATGAATTGGTTGCACCTAAGTGTGTAACTTAATGGTCGATGAAGTGGTAGTTGTATCACCTACGGTTCCTTTGAGATGGGTTTCAAGTGCGCTTAGAAAGGTTGCTTCTGTCGCCCTTACTGGGCAACAATCTACCAGTATGGTTACTGTACGTACATATAAGAGTCTTTCAGTTCTTATGAAAGCTCCTTCCAGAATCAAATGccttttaaattaatttagtagATGGAAGAAATGGTCCATAGAACAAAAATACAAACTATTGCTACATATGATGAGTATTTTTTGGTTTAAAATTTATGGGATCCCTTTAGACAATTTTGTCATTACTCTATGGCTTCACCACAACTACTTTTCAAAATTGAAGCCAGATTAGATATTCTTGATATTATTACTACAGGTTCGTGATTTGACCATCATATTTATGACTGATATTGAAGAGGTACTTCCATAGTTTATTTTTGCTTGTgactatttttctaattaaatttctatttttattcatatcaatataataatagTCACATCAATATAAC comes from Capsicum annuum cultivar UCD-10X-F1 chromosome 2, UCD10Xv1.1, whole genome shotgun sequence and encodes:
- the LOC107860702 gene encoding E3 ubiquitin-protein ligase RGLG2 isoform X1 — encoded protein: MGGKSSREDSWRQTSSTRSSWNQYEYPPTHSSSSSYPQDSYSYSSQQQAVPSYAPPPPHQQAVPSYAPAPPQQNYASHASRPRLDRRYSRIADNYNSLDEVTEALARAGLESSNLIVGIDFTKSNEWTGKRSFGNRSLHHIGQNLNPYEQAISIIGKTLAAFDEDNLIPCFGFGDASTHDQDVFSFFPDERFCNGFEEVLFRYREIVPQLKLAGPTSFAPVIEMAMTIVEQSGGQYHVLLIIADGQVTRSVDTGRGQLSPQEQKTVDAIVQASKFPLSIILVGVGDGPWDMMKEFDDNIPARDFDNFQFVNFTEIMAKNVPQSRKETEFALSALMEIPSQYKATMELHLLGGQSGKSPSRVALPPPMYGATSVGASKPSRATSFQQPTSSYYGYGSPADAAPHFQQTSSSYYNSAHPVDTVPSAPSSPYIAPSSTYDNQVCPICLTNPKDMAFGCGHQTCCDCGRALENCPICRSSIQTRIKLY
- the LOC107860702 gene encoding E3 ubiquitin-protein ligase RGLG2 (The RefSeq protein has 1 substitution compared to this genomic sequence), whose product is MGGKSSREDSWRQTSSTRSSWNQYEYPPTHSSSPSYPQDSYSYSSQQQAVPSYAPPPPHQQAVPSYAPAPPQQNYASHASRPRLDRRYSRIADNYNSLDEVTEALARAGLESSNLIVGIDFTKSNEWTGKRSFGNRSLHHIGQNLNPYEQAISIIGKTLAAFDEDNLIPCFGFGDASTHDQDVFSFFPDERFCNGFEEVLFRYREIVPQLKLAGPTSFAPVIEMAMTIVEQSGGQYHVLLIIADGQVTRSVDTGRGQLSPQEQKTVDAIVQASKFPLSIILVGVGDGPWDMMKEFDDNIPARDFDNFQFVNFTEIMAKNVPQSRKETEFALSALMEIPSQYKATMELHLLGGQSGKSPSRVALPPPMYGATSVGASKPSRATSFQQPTSSYYGYGSPADAAPHFQQTSSSYYNSAHPVDTVPSAPSSPYIAPSSTYDNQVCPICLTNPKDMAFGCGHQTCCDCGRALENCPICRSSIQTRIKLY